The following coding sequences are from one Myxococcales bacterium window:
- a CDS encoding sigma 54-interacting transcriptional regulator, producing MTFTRTIPILPRSAEGRALHLLVMGPDAFETHALPGLGTVVIGRDPEADVVLLDPQSSRRHAQVHVTETLFEIEDLGSFNGTWVREEKLKPHVRMRIWPGEGFRIGTLMLMLQRHRPRLEARRVWPHGHFEALLAYQCDRSRMAGGALAVARVRVDEPITPARFAATVSATLQPADLLALYAANDFEILMVGRAPELARRALEHMSKALEAEGFTTRTALACHPQDGRDPEALMAALRDRMLGIERVSMGGERVLVDSEAMRITYNIAMRAAASNINVLILGETGSGKEVLARSIHRASPRSKAPMVTLNCAALPETLMESELFGHERGAFTSADSSKVGLLASAPGGTIFLDEVGEMPLSTQAKLLRAIEEKVVVPVGAVRPVPIDVRFIAATNRPLEEEVKQGGFRPDLFFRLNGISLTLPPLRERVTEIQPFARLFLSQACAEMGRTERLQLSPQALEWMQRYPWPGNVRELRNVIERAIVLCEGETIGLEHLPVERMRDLDVSSEPIDILGVPEGERKERIVRALDSFAGNQTRTAGFLGISRKTLLTLLDRYGIPRPRKR from the coding sequence ATGACGTTCACGCGTACGATACCCATCCTGCCGCGCTCGGCGGAGGGCCGCGCGCTGCATCTTTTGGTCATGGGGCCCGACGCTTTCGAGACCCATGCCCTGCCGGGCTTGGGCACCGTGGTCATCGGGAGGGACCCGGAGGCCGACGTGGTGCTGCTCGACCCGCAGTCGTCCCGGCGGCACGCCCAGGTTCACGTCACCGAGACCTTGTTCGAGATCGAAGACCTCGGGAGCTTCAACGGCACCTGGGTGCGGGAAGAAAAGCTCAAGCCTCACGTGCGGATGCGCATCTGGCCGGGGGAAGGATTCCGCATTGGCACCTTGATGCTCATGCTGCAAAGGCACCGTCCGCGGCTCGAAGCCCGCCGCGTGTGGCCCCACGGCCACTTCGAGGCGTTGTTGGCCTATCAGTGCGACCGTAGCCGCATGGCAGGGGGGGCGTTGGCTGTGGCCCGGGTGAGGGTCGACGAGCCCATCACCCCTGCCCGCTTCGCCGCCACGGTGTCCGCGACCCTCCAGCCCGCCGACTTGTTGGCTCTTTACGCAGCCAACGATTTCGAGATCTTGATGGTGGGTCGGGCCCCGGAGCTCGCCCGCCGCGCGCTCGAGCACATGAGCAAAGCGCTCGAAGCCGAGGGGTTCACCACCCGCACGGCCCTTGCCTGCCATCCCCAAGACGGACGCGACCCGGAGGCCCTCATGGCTGCCCTGCGGGACCGCATGCTGGGCATAGAGCGCGTCAGCATGGGCGGCGAACGGGTGCTGGTCGACAGCGAGGCGATGCGCATCACCTACAACATCGCGATGCGGGCGGCCGCGTCGAACATCAACGTGCTCATTCTCGGCGAGACCGGAAGCGGTAAAGAAGTGCTGGCCCGCTCGATTCACCGGGCCTCTCCCCGCTCCAAGGCGCCCATGGTCACGCTGAACTGCGCGGCCCTGCCGGAGACCCTGATGGAGAGCGAGCTCTTCGGGCACGAGCGGGGCGCCTTTACCAGCGCCGACTCCTCCAAGGTTGGCCTGCTGGCCTCCGCGCCCGGTGGCACCATCTTCCTCGACGAGGTGGGCGAGATGCCCTTGTCCACTCAGGCCAAGCTCCTCCGCGCCATCGAAGAAAAGGTCGTGGTGCCCGTGGGCGCCGTACGCCCGGTGCCCATCGACGTACGCTTCATCGCTGCCACCAACCGGCCTCTGGAAGAAGAGGTGAAGCAAGGCGGATTCCGCCCCGACCTCTTCTTCCGGCTCAATGGCATCAGCCTGACTTTGCCACCGCTGCGGGAGCGGGTGACGGAGATCCAGCCCTTCGCGCGCCTCTTCTTGTCTCAGGCCTGCGCCGAGATGGGCCGCACGGAACGTTTGCAGCTGTCGCCGCAAGCTCTCGAGTGGATGCAACGATACCCTTGGCCTGGCAACGTACGCGAGCTCCGCAACGTCATCGAAAGGGCCATCGTGCTCTGCGAAGGCGAGACCATCGGGCTCGAGCACCTGCCGGTCGAGCGGATGCGCGATCTCGACGTGAGCAGCGAGCCGATCGACATCCTGGGCGTGCCGGAAGGTGAGCGCAAGGAGCGCATCGTGCGCGCGCTCGACAGCTTCGCGGGAAACCAGACGCGTACGGCGGGATTCCTGGGGATCTCGCGAAAAACTCTGCTGACGCTGCTCGACCGCTACGGCATTCCGCGACCTCGGAAGCGCTGA